From the Amycolatopsis thermoflava N1165 genome, one window contains:
- a CDS encoding helix-turn-helix transcriptional regulator, translating to MADEPNLLGDFLRARRELVTPEQAGIPVHGVRRVPGLRREEVAMLAGISADYYLRLEQGRDRRPSVQVLESIARALQLDEEMTAYLVGLAAEKPRRRRRPPRETVPAGTVKLIGTLPLPAFVEGRYFDVLAANPLATALSPRLAPGGNRLRDVFLDAGERALFPDWETATEELIAGFRQSVGTDIDNPRFVELVGELSLASPRFRRLWARHDVQPRQGARVRFDHPQVGRLVLHREKLVITTSSTEGMMLVVYHADAGSDDADKLALLASAALPAPAPDHSFG from the coding sequence GTGGCCGACGAACCGAACCTGCTTGGCGACTTCCTGCGCGCCCGCCGCGAACTCGTCACCCCCGAACAGGCCGGGATCCCCGTCCACGGCGTGCGGCGGGTTCCCGGCCTGCGCCGCGAAGAGGTCGCGATGCTCGCCGGCATCAGCGCCGACTACTACCTGCGCCTCGAACAGGGCCGCGACCGCAGGCCGTCGGTCCAGGTCCTCGAGTCGATCGCCCGTGCGCTCCAGCTCGACGAGGAAATGACCGCCTACCTGGTCGGGCTCGCCGCCGAGAAGCCCCGGCGCAGGCGGCGGCCGCCCAGGGAGACGGTGCCCGCCGGCACCGTCAAACTCATCGGGACGCTCCCGCTGCCCGCGTTCGTCGAGGGGCGCTACTTCGACGTCCTCGCCGCCAACCCGCTGGCCACGGCGTTGTCCCCACGCCTGGCGCCGGGCGGCAACCGGCTGCGGGACGTGTTCCTGGATGCCGGAGAGCGGGCGCTCTTCCCCGACTGGGAGACCGCCACCGAGGAGCTGATCGCGGGCTTCCGCCAGTCGGTGGGCACCGACATCGACAACCCCCGCTTCGTCGAGCTCGTCGGCGAGCTGTCCCTCGCCAGCCCCCGGTTCCGGCGGCTCTGGGCCCGCCACGACGTGCAGCCGCGGCAGGGCGCGCGGGTGCGGTTCGACCACCCCCAGGTCGGGCGGCTGGTGCTGCACCGGGAAAAGCTCGTGATCACCACCAGCAGCACCGAAGGGATGATGCTGGTCGTGTACCACGCCGACGCGGGCAGCGACGACGCCGACAAGCTCGCGCTCCTCGCCTCCGCCGCCCTGCCGGCACCCGCGCCGGATCACTCCTTCGGCTGA
- a CDS encoding glycine-rich domain-containing protein — MAFGKAAAVAAVLITAAAPVAGAEPAHGELAFTVDGTFTAPEGITSVFVAVWGAGGGGGEANPGGGGGAAWCSVAVTPAAEYTVTVGAGGQAGAPGSDSTVGVAGSPALVVAHGGAAGSADAPGRGGAADCGTSPGLAAPGSDGTADRPGEAGVIPSAPPGGIGAGGAAGMPGAPGYVYFWW; from the coding sequence ATGGCGTTCGGAAAAGCCGCCGCCGTGGCGGCTGTCCTGATCACGGCTGCCGCGCCGGTGGCCGGGGCCGAACCCGCCCACGGCGAGCTGGCCTTCACCGTTGACGGCACGTTCACCGCGCCCGAGGGGATCACCTCGGTGTTCGTCGCCGTGTGGGGCGCCGGTGGCGGGGGTGGCGAGGCGAACCCCGGCGGCGGTGGGGGAGCGGCGTGGTGTTCCGTCGCGGTCACCCCGGCCGCCGAGTACACCGTCACCGTCGGCGCGGGCGGGCAGGCCGGGGCGCCGGGCAGCGACTCCACCGTGGGTGTCGCGGGAAGCCCGGCGCTCGTCGTGGCGCACGGGGGCGCGGCCGGGTCAGCCGACGCGCCGGGCCGGGGCGGCGCCGCCGACTGCGGCACCTCGCCCGGCCTCGCCGCGCCCGGCAGCGACGGCACCGCCGACCGGCCCGGCGAGGCGGGCGTGATCCCGAGCGCGCCGCCGGGCGGGATCGGCGCCGGCGGCGCGGCCGGGATGCCCGGCGCGCCCGGGTACGTCTACTTCTGGTGGTGA
- a CDS encoding carboxymuconolactone decarboxylase family protein codes for MDARLNIFTSPTAGKFVKHLFGAGKVLAESTLPARTQELVKLRASQINGCGYCTDMHFKDAVAAGEEPTRLNLVAAWREATVFTEAERAALELTEEGTRLADAAGGVSDEVWANAAKHYDEEQLAALVAAIALINTWNRINVIVRNPAGDYQPGQFG; via the coding sequence GTGGACGCTCGTCTGAACATCTTCACCAGCCCCACCGCGGGCAAGTTCGTCAAGCACCTCTTCGGTGCGGGCAAGGTGCTCGCCGAGTCGACGTTGCCCGCCCGGACACAGGAACTGGTGAAGCTGCGCGCCAGTCAGATCAACGGCTGCGGTTACTGCACGGACATGCACTTCAAGGACGCCGTGGCAGCGGGCGAGGAGCCGACACGGCTCAACCTGGTCGCGGCGTGGCGGGAAGCCACCGTGTTCACCGAGGCCGAGCGCGCCGCACTGGAGCTGACGGAGGAGGGCACCCGCCTCGCCGACGCCGCGGGCGGGGTCAGCGACGAGGTGTGGGCCAACGCGGCCAAGCACTACGACGAGGAGCAGCTCGCCGCGCTGGTCGCCGCGATCGCGCTCATCAACACGTGGAACCGCATCAACGTCATCGTCCGGAACCCCGCGGGCGACTACCAGCCGGGCCAGTTCGGCTGA
- a CDS encoding IS481 family transposase: MSHRDAPLTATGRLRLARCVVEEGWPLRRAAERFQVSVATGKRWTDRYRDEGEAGMVDRCSRPHCSPHRTPTRTERRIIKVRVLRRWGPARIAALLGLAASTVHRVLTRYGLARLRHLDRATGRVVRHYERATPGELVHVDIKKLGNIPDGGHRDCDRATGNQHRKATTTARYPHGKPQIGYSYLHNAVDDHSRLAYASIPPDETKTSAVAFWPRAQAFFASHGITVQRVLTDNGSCYRSRNWRNTLTAAGIHHTRTRPYRPQTNGQVQRFNRTLSDEWAYAQPYHSQTARRATLPGFLHDHNHHRHHTSIDGPPATRLPNLTGKNN, from the coding sequence GTGTCTCACCGTGACGCGCCGTTGACCGCGACCGGCAGACTGCGTCTGGCCCGGTGTGTCGTGGAGGAGGGGTGGCCGCTGCGGCGGGCGGCGGAGCGGTTCCAGGTGTCGGTGGCCACCGGGAAACGGTGGACCGACCGTTACCGCGACGAGGGTGAGGCCGGCATGGTCGACCGCTGCTCACGTCCGCATTGCAGCCCGCATCGCACTCCGACCCGGACCGAGCGGCGGATCATCAAGGTGCGGGTGCTGCGCCGGTGGGGACCGGCCCGCATCGCCGCCCTGCTGGGGTTGGCTGCCTCCACCGTGCATCGCGTGCTGACCCGCTATGGCCTGGCCCGTCTGAGGCACCTGGACCGGGCCACCGGGCGGGTGGTGCGCCACTACGAACGCGCCACACCGGGTGAGCTGGTGCACGTCGACATCAAGAAGCTGGGCAACATCCCCGACGGCGGCCACCGGGACTGCGACCGCGCCACTGGCAACCAGCACCGCAAGGCCACCACCACCGCCCGCTACCCGCACGGCAAACCCCAGATCGGCTACAGCTACCTGCACAACGCCGTGGACGACCACTCCCGGCTGGCTTACGCCTCGATCCCGCCCGACGAGACCAAGACCAGTGCGGTCGCGTTCTGGCCCCGGGCACAGGCGTTCTTCGCCTCCCACGGCATCACCGTGCAGCGAGTGCTGACCGACAACGGCTCCTGCTACCGCTCACGCAACTGGCGCAACACCCTCACCGCCGCCGGCATCCACCACACACGCACCCGCCCCTACCGTCCGCAAACCAACGGCCAAGTCCAGCGGTTCAACCGCACCCTGTCCGACGAATGGGCCTACGCCCAGCCCTACCACTCACAAACCGCACGGCGCGCCACCTTGCCCGGCTTCCTCCACGACCACAACCATCACCGACACCACACCAGCATCGACGGCCCACCCGCCACGCGCTTACCCAACCTCACGGGAAAGAACAACTAG
- a CDS encoding acyl-CoA dehydrogenase family protein encodes MDFDLPAETVALQRMCRDFAAKEIAPYAAEWSERCHFPAQVFRKLGELGLMGMLVDESYGGADAGFVSYVAAMEALGEADQSVASAWNAHSTIATLPLARFGTEEQKKRWLVPLATGEKLGAFGLTEPTAGSDAAGIRTTARRTEDGWVLNGTKMFISNAGTEMSLGVTVLAVTGTDDNGKKRYGTFFVPDGTAGYDKGRPLRKLGWHALDTRELVFTDCWVPEDHLLGEEGNGLRQFLEVLDAGRISVAALSLSLAQAALDLAVRHAGEREQFGRPLNRFQAVGHKLADMATEVEAARWLVYHAAWLGDQGRPFAKAAAMAKLYASEVANRAASASVQIHGGYGFIRESAISRFYADAKILEIGEGTSEVQRNVIARSLVPAGKEMPR; translated from the coding sequence ATGGATTTTGATCTGCCCGCGGAAACCGTTGCGCTGCAGCGGATGTGCCGCGATTTCGCTGCGAAGGAGATCGCGCCGTACGCAGCCGAGTGGTCCGAACGGTGCCACTTCCCGGCGCAGGTGTTCCGCAAGCTGGGCGAGCTGGGGCTGATGGGCATGCTCGTCGACGAGTCCTACGGCGGGGCGGACGCGGGGTTCGTGTCCTATGTGGCCGCAATGGAAGCGCTGGGCGAGGCGGACCAGTCGGTGGCGTCGGCGTGGAATGCGCATTCCACGATCGCTACCCTGCCGCTGGCGCGTTTCGGGACCGAGGAACAGAAGAAGCGCTGGCTCGTCCCGCTCGCCACGGGCGAGAAGCTCGGCGCGTTCGGGCTGACCGAGCCCACCGCGGGTTCGGACGCCGCGGGTATCCGCACCACGGCTCGGCGCACCGAGGACGGCTGGGTGCTCAACGGCACCAAGATGTTCATCAGCAATGCCGGCACCGAGATGAGCCTCGGCGTGACCGTGCTGGCCGTCACCGGCACCGACGACAACGGCAAGAAGCGGTACGGGACCTTCTTCGTACCGGACGGCACCGCCGGTTACGACAAGGGGCGGCCGCTGCGCAAGCTCGGATGGCACGCACTGGACACCCGCGAGCTCGTGTTCACCGACTGCTGGGTCCCGGAGGACCACCTGCTGGGGGAGGAGGGCAACGGGCTCCGGCAGTTCCTCGAGGTACTGGACGCGGGACGGATCAGCGTCGCCGCGTTGTCACTGTCGCTCGCGCAGGCCGCACTCGACCTCGCCGTCCGCCACGCGGGTGAGCGCGAGCAGTTCGGCCGTCCGCTCAACAGGTTCCAGGCCGTTGGGCACAAGCTCGCCGACATGGCAACGGAGGTCGAAGCCGCGCGCTGGCTGGTCTACCACGCCGCGTGGCTGGGGGACCAGGGCCGCCCGTTCGCCAAAGCCGCGGCCATGGCGAAGCTGTACGCGTCCGAAGTGGCCAATCGCGCGGCCAGCGCGAGCGTGCAGATCCACGGCGGGTACGGGTTCATCCGCGAGTCCGCGATCTCGCGCTTCTACGCCGACGCGAAGATCCTGGAGATCGGCGAGGGCACCAGCGAGGTGCAGCGCAACGTCATCGCCCGCTCCCTCGTCCCGGCCGGTAAGGAGATGCCGCGATGA
- a CDS encoding alcohol dehydrogenase catalytic domain-containing protein: MRALRWHGRGDLRLDEVPEPPEPGPGEALVAVSYAGICGTDLHEHTHGPNLIREKPHPLTGFSPPVTLGHEFSGRVVALGSPVPGIEPGTRVTVDPCLRCGSCRWCRHGEYHICAKGGSVGLASPGAFAPLVTVPTYGLVPVPDGVSDELAALAEPLAVGLHAVRRAGVRPGDNVLLLGAGPIGVAVLMALELAGAAGIYVSEPVPDRAKRAAELGATEVYDPAVTDVRREVFLRTGRIGPDVVVEATGRPELVELAVSAVRRGGRVVLAGISGGAASLPLKQIVPFERTVLGTLGYNFDIPRVLDLVAAARFDPTPLLTGVYPLSRGLDAFHDLASGSHLKILLDPEEH, translated from the coding sequence ATGCGAGCGTTGCGGTGGCACGGCCGGGGTGATCTGCGACTGGACGAGGTGCCCGAGCCGCCCGAGCCCGGCCCAGGCGAGGCGCTGGTGGCGGTCTCCTACGCGGGCATCTGCGGTACCGATCTGCACGAGCACACCCACGGTCCGAACCTGATCAGGGAAAAGCCCCACCCGCTGACCGGGTTCAGCCCGCCGGTGACCCTCGGGCACGAGTTCAGCGGCCGGGTCGTCGCACTCGGCTCCCCGGTGCCGGGTATCGAACCCGGCACCCGGGTTACCGTCGACCCCTGCCTGCGCTGCGGCAGCTGCCGCTGGTGCCGCCACGGCGAGTACCACATCTGCGCCAAGGGTGGTTCCGTCGGCCTCGCCTCGCCGGGCGCGTTCGCCCCGCTGGTCACGGTGCCCACCTACGGGCTCGTGCCGGTGCCGGACGGGGTGTCCGACGAGCTCGCCGCGCTGGCCGAGCCGCTCGCCGTGGGACTGCACGCCGTGCGCCGGGCCGGCGTGCGCCCGGGTGACAACGTTCTGCTCCTCGGTGCCGGCCCGATCGGCGTCGCGGTGCTGATGGCGCTCGAACTCGCCGGTGCGGCGGGAATCTACGTCAGCGAGCCGGTCCCCGACCGGGCCAAACGGGCGGCTGAACTCGGCGCGACCGAGGTCTACGACCCCGCCGTCACCGACGTGCGGCGCGAGGTGTTCCTGCGCACCGGGCGAATCGGACCGGACGTCGTCGTCGAGGCCACCGGACGGCCCGAGCTCGTCGAGCTCGCCGTGTCCGCGGTGCGGCGCGGAGGCCGGGTGGTGCTCGCCGGAATCAGTGGTGGCGCGGCGTCGCTGCCGCTGAAGCAGATCGTGCCGTTCGAGCGGACCGTGCTCGGCACGCTCGGCTACAACTTCGACATCCCCCGGGTGCTCGACCTGGTCGCCGCGGCCCGGTTCGACCCCACGCCGCTTCTGACCGGTGTGTACCCGCTTTCCCGGGGGCTCGACGCGTTCCACGACCTCGCCTCCGGTTCCCACCTGAAGATCCTGCTCGACCCCGAGGAGCACTGA
- a CDS encoding glycosyltransferase — MRVLLTSWGSRGDVEPLVALAVALRELGAEARLCVPPDEEFAELLGRAGVPLVPFGPAVHSIVARPEPPTVEDAFRLARELVTARFETLTAAAEDCDALVATGLMPAGARDVAEKLGIHYVLACFHLLGLPSRHFPPGRRPGKPSPREETDNRALWEQDAQRVNDLYGEVLNSHRAAIGLPPVANVRDHVLTGRPWLAADPVLCPSEGRTELDVVQTGAWILPDERPLPHDLEAFLDDGAPPVYVGFGSMSPHVAREAARVAVEAVRAQGRRVLLARGWAGLTPDGGDCFVIGEVNQQALFRRVAAVVHHGGAGTTTTAARAGAPQVIVPRIADQPFWAGRVTELGIGATHDGPAPTVDSLSAAIAAALAPGTRARATEVAGQVRGDGAAVAAKLLLSEAA, encoded by the coding sequence ATGCGTGTGCTGCTTACGTCGTGGGGATCGCGCGGGGATGTCGAACCGCTGGTGGCGCTCGCGGTGGCGCTGCGGGAGCTCGGCGCCGAGGCGCGGCTCTGCGTGCCGCCCGACGAGGAGTTCGCGGAATTGCTCGGCCGGGCCGGTGTGCCGTTGGTGCCGTTCGGCCCCGCGGTCCACTCCATCGTCGCCAGGCCGGAGCCGCCGACGGTGGAGGACGCCTTCCGGCTCGCCCGCGAGCTGGTCACCGCGCGGTTCGAAACGCTCACCGCCGCCGCCGAGGATTGTGACGCGCTCGTGGCGACCGGCCTGATGCCCGCCGGCGCCCGGGACGTGGCCGAAAAGCTCGGCATCCACTACGTGCTCGCCTGCTTCCACCTCCTCGGGCTGCCGTCGCGGCACTTCCCGCCGGGGCGGCGGCCGGGCAAACCCTCCCCGCGGGAGGAAACCGACAACCGGGCGTTGTGGGAGCAGGACGCCCAGCGGGTGAACGACCTGTACGGCGAAGTGCTCAACAGCCACCGCGCGGCGATCGGCCTGCCACCGGTCGCCAACGTCCGCGACCACGTCCTGACCGGACGGCCCTGGCTGGCCGCGGACCCGGTGCTGTGCCCGTCGGAGGGCCGGACGGAACTCGACGTCGTGCAGACCGGGGCGTGGATCCTGCCCGACGAACGCCCGCTCCCGCACGACCTGGAGGCGTTCCTGGACGACGGCGCGCCACCGGTGTACGTCGGGTTCGGCAGCATGTCCCCGCACGTCGCGCGGGAGGCCGCGCGGGTGGCTGTCGAAGCGGTCCGCGCGCAGGGCCGCCGCGTCCTGCTCGCCCGCGGCTGGGCCGGGCTGACCCCGGACGGCGGCGACTGCTTCGTCATTGGCGAGGTCAACCAGCAGGCGCTGTTCCGCCGGGTGGCCGCCGTCGTGCACCACGGCGGCGCGGGCACCACCACGACCGCCGCCCGCGCGGGTGCGCCCCAGGTCATCGTGCCCCGCATCGCAGACCAGCCGTTCTGGGCCGGGCGCGTGACCGAGCTGGGCATCGGCGCGACGCACGACGGCCCGGCGCCGACCGTCGACTCCCTGTCCGCCGCGATCGCCGCCGCCCTGGCACCCGGGACGCGCGCCAGGGCGACCGAGGTGGCCGGCCAGGTCCGCGGCGACGGCGCGGCGGTGGCAGCGAAACTGCTCCTGTCGGAAGCCGCCTGA
- a CDS encoding crotonase/enoyl-CoA hydratase family protein, which produces MSDEVLVEEQDRVLVITINRPRARNAVNAAVATAVNAALERLTERDDLLAGVLTGAGDTFCAGMDLKAFLRGETVSLPGLGLAGLTERRLTKPMIAAVEGYALAGGCELALACDLIVAADNAQFGIPEVKRGLVAAAGGLLRLPTRMPYQLAMEYALTGDPFDATVAHRHGMVNRLTQPGRALTGAMALARRITANAPLAVRVSKAVVSRAPGWSEEVAFERQRELVQPVFVSEDAREGARAFAEKRDPVWRGK; this is translated from the coding sequence ATGAGCGATGAGGTGCTGGTCGAGGAACAGGACCGGGTCCTGGTCATCACGATCAACCGCCCACGGGCCCGCAACGCCGTGAACGCGGCGGTCGCCACCGCCGTCAACGCGGCACTCGAACGACTGACCGAGCGCGACGACCTGCTCGCCGGTGTGCTGACCGGTGCCGGGGACACGTTCTGCGCGGGGATGGATCTCAAGGCCTTCCTGCGAGGGGAGACCGTCTCGCTGCCCGGGCTGGGACTGGCGGGGCTGACCGAGCGACGACTGACGAAACCGATGATCGCCGCGGTCGAAGGCTACGCGCTCGCCGGCGGGTGCGAGCTTGCGCTGGCCTGTGACCTGATCGTCGCGGCGGACAACGCCCAGTTCGGCATACCCGAGGTCAAACGCGGCCTCGTCGCCGCGGCGGGCGGGCTGCTGCGGCTGCCCACGCGCATGCCCTACCAGCTGGCCATGGAATACGCGCTCACCGGCGACCCGTTCGACGCGACCGTGGCGCACCGCCACGGCATGGTCAACCGGTTGACACAGCCGGGCCGGGCACTGACCGGGGCGATGGCGCTCGCGCGCCGCATCACCGCCAACGCACCGCTGGCAGTGCGAGTGTCCAAGGCGGTCGTCAGCCGGGCACCCGGGTGGAGCGAGGAGGTGGCCTTCGAGCGCCAGCGGGAGCTGGTACAGCCGGTCTTCGTCTCCGAGGACGCCCGGGAAGGTGCACGGGCGTTCGCGGAAAAGCGGGATCCGGTGTGGCGGGGTAAGTGA
- a CDS encoding amino acid permease yields MAVHELFRRKPVEQIEAVEGGGLQRTLGLWQLTAIGVGGIIGAGIFSLAGAVANETAGPAVLISFLVAGIASAAAAFSYAEFAGLIPRAGSAYTYGYAVLGELVGWFIGWDLLLEYTAIVAVVAIGISGYFNDLLGFLDIHLPLWMSGAPGTEPEGVAAGSYKVNLFAVLLCLLIAFVLNQGMRSAARFETLLVYLKVALVVLVIVVGAFHVNTGNWSDFFPFGVSGAFTGAATVFFAVFGYDAMSTAAEESRDSQKHMPKAILYSLGISMVLYVLACLVLTGMVPYTDIDSEAAFSSAFESVGLRWLGGVIAVGAILGILTVLFTFLLGATRVGYAMSRDGLLPKWFSGTHPVKKVPSRMTWILGVAAAVIAGLLPIGEAAELTNIGILLAFVVVCVAVVVLRYRRPDLPRTFRCPGMPVVPAIGVAFSIWLITFLQPETWLRFAIWFVIGLVVYFGYSRRHSKLADHHQK; encoded by the coding sequence GTGGCCGTACACGAGCTGTTCCGGCGCAAACCCGTCGAGCAGATCGAGGCCGTGGAAGGCGGCGGGCTCCAGCGGACCCTGGGCCTGTGGCAGCTGACCGCGATCGGCGTTGGCGGGATCATCGGCGCGGGCATCTTCTCGCTCGCCGGCGCGGTGGCGAACGAGACCGCCGGACCGGCCGTGCTCATTTCGTTCCTGGTGGCCGGGATCGCGAGCGCGGCGGCGGCGTTCTCCTACGCCGAGTTCGCCGGGCTGATCCCGCGCGCCGGATCGGCCTACACCTACGGTTACGCGGTCCTCGGCGAGCTGGTCGGCTGGTTCATCGGCTGGGACCTGCTGCTGGAGTACACCGCGATCGTCGCGGTGGTCGCGATCGGCATCTCCGGCTACTTCAACGACCTGCTGGGCTTCCTGGACATCCACCTGCCACTGTGGATGTCCGGCGCGCCGGGCACCGAACCGGAGGGCGTCGCGGCGGGTTCGTACAAGGTGAACCTGTTCGCGGTGCTGCTGTGCCTGCTGATCGCGTTCGTGCTGAACCAGGGCATGCGCTCCGCGGCGCGGTTCGAGACGCTGCTGGTGTACCTCAAGGTCGCGCTCGTGGTGCTGGTGATCGTGGTCGGCGCGTTCCACGTCAACACCGGCAACTGGTCCGACTTCTTCCCGTTCGGTGTCAGCGGCGCGTTCACCGGCGCGGCGACGGTGTTCTTCGCGGTGTTCGGCTACGACGCGATGTCCACCGCGGCCGAGGAGTCGCGCGACTCGCAGAAGCACATGCCCAAGGCGATCCTGTACTCGCTCGGGATCTCGATGGTGCTGTACGTGCTGGCGTGCCTGGTGCTGACCGGGATGGTGCCCTACACCGACATCGACTCGGAAGCCGCGTTCTCCAGCGCCTTCGAATCGGTCGGGTTGCGGTGGCTCGGCGGCGTGATCGCGGTCGGCGCGATCCTCGGCATCCTCACCGTGCTGTTCACGTTCCTGCTGGGCGCGACGCGCGTCGGGTACGCGATGAGCCGCGACGGGTTGCTGCCCAAGTGGTTCTCCGGCACGCACCCGGTGAAGAAGGTGCCGAGCCGGATGACGTGGATCCTCGGCGTGGCGGCGGCGGTGATCGCTGGGCTGCTGCCGATCGGGGAGGCCGCGGAGCTGACGAACATCGGGATCCTGCTGGCGTTCGTGGTGGTGTGCGTGGCGGTCGTGGTGCTGCGGTACCGCCGTCCGGACCTGCCGCGCACGTTCCGCTGCCCGGGGATGCCGGTGGTGCCGGCGATCGGCGTGGCGTTCTCCATCTGGCTGATCACGTTCCTGCAGCCGGAGACGTGGCTGCGGTTCGCGATCTGGTTCGTCATCGGGCTGGTGGTGTACTTCGGCTACAGCAGGCGGCATTCGAAGCTGGCGGATCACCACCAGAAGTAG
- a CDS encoding pyruvate dehydrogenase complex E1 component subunit beta, producing the protein MTSTQASDVGADVAAQTEMYRRMRLIRQFEDRASRLYRVNQIPGFLHLSIGQEATAVGACWPLDDRDVVTSTHRGHGHCIAKGLDVTGMFAELMGRSTGTCRGRGGSMHIADPRKGIFGANGIVAAGLPIATGAATAAQLRSRGGVVVAFFGDGAVAQGMFHEAVNLAAVWQLPIIFFCENNHYAEFSAAKDQHRATLADRARGYGIDFAHVDGNDVVAVADTVSGLVRDLRAGGGPVLVEAETYRWHGHYEGDPERYREPAELTEWKMRDPLTVLAARLAPDRVAEIDREVDAVIDAAVEQAQAADEPEPETLHHFVGVPREPVPEPPEPDGEVFRTMDAVREALEHELAADEDVFLAGIDVGAGGNVFGLTRGLAEAYPGRVRDTPISESAIIGAGVGSAMAGLRPVVELMYFDFLGVCLDQLMNQAAKLRFMTGGAVSMPLVVRTQFGAGKSSGSQHSQSLEALLAHIPGLTVVMPSTPADTYGLLRAAIRDPNPVVFVENRLLYGRKGPRPRPGHLVPLGKAAIRREGTDVTLVSYSKLVHECTAVAEQLAQDGISVEVIDLRTIAPLDTETVLRSLAKTGRLVVAHQAVEAFGVGAELAAVAAEHGFWTLDAPVLRVGAAHTPAPYAPSLEREWLPDQERIAAAVRKSVLG; encoded by the coding sequence ATGACTTCCACCCAGGCGAGCGACGTCGGCGCCGACGTCGCGGCACAGACCGAGATGTACCGGCGGATGCGGCTGATCCGGCAGTTCGAGGACCGCGCCTCCCGGCTCTACCGCGTCAACCAGATCCCCGGGTTCCTGCACCTGTCGATCGGCCAGGAGGCCACAGCCGTGGGGGCCTGCTGGCCGCTCGACGACCGCGACGTGGTCACCTCCACACACCGCGGCCACGGCCACTGCATCGCCAAGGGGCTCGATGTCACCGGCATGTTCGCGGAACTGATGGGCCGCAGCACCGGGACGTGCCGGGGCCGCGGCGGTTCGATGCACATCGCCGATCCGCGCAAGGGCATTTTCGGCGCCAACGGCATCGTGGCGGCCGGGCTGCCCATCGCCACCGGAGCGGCGACCGCTGCGCAGCTGCGCTCCCGCGGCGGCGTGGTCGTCGCGTTCTTCGGGGACGGCGCGGTGGCGCAGGGCATGTTCCACGAGGCGGTCAACCTCGCCGCCGTGTGGCAGCTCCCGATCATCTTCTTCTGCGAGAACAACCACTACGCCGAGTTCTCGGCGGCGAAGGACCAGCACCGCGCGACGCTGGCCGACCGGGCCCGCGGGTACGGGATCGACTTCGCGCACGTCGACGGGAACGACGTGGTCGCGGTGGCCGACACGGTGAGCGGCCTGGTGCGCGACCTGCGGGCAGGCGGGGGACCGGTGCTGGTGGAGGCCGAGACCTACCGCTGGCACGGGCACTACGAGGGTGACCCGGAACGCTATCGGGAACCAGCCGAGCTCACGGAATGGAAGATGCGCGACCCGTTGACGGTGCTCGCGGCCCGGCTCGCCCCGGACCGGGTGGCCGAGATCGACCGCGAGGTCGACGCGGTCATCGACGCCGCGGTCGAGCAGGCGCAGGCCGCGGACGAGCCGGAACCAGAGACCCTGCACCACTTCGTAGGCGTGCCCAGGGAGCCGGTTCCGGAGCCGCCCGAACCGGACGGCGAGGTCTTTCGCACCATGGACGCCGTCCGGGAGGCACTCGAGCACGAGCTGGCCGCCGATGAGGACGTGTTCCTGGCCGGGATCGACGTCGGCGCGGGCGGCAACGTCTTCGGGCTCACCCGCGGACTCGCAGAGGCCTACCCGGGGCGGGTGCGCGACACCCCGATCTCGGAGAGCGCCATCATCGGCGCGGGTGTCGGATCGGCCATGGCCGGCCTGCGCCCGGTCGTGGAGCTGATGTACTTCGATTTCCTCGGCGTGTGCCTGGACCAGCTGATGAACCAGGCCGCGAAGCTGCGGTTCATGACCGGCGGCGCGGTGAGCATGCCGCTGGTGGTGCGCACCCAGTTCGGCGCGGGCAAGTCCTCGGGCAGCCAGCACTCCCAGAGCCTGGAGGCGCTGCTCGCGCACATCCCCGGGCTCACCGTGGTGATGCCGTCGACCCCGGCGGACACCTACGGCCTGCTCCGGGCTGCCATCCGCGATCCGAACCCGGTGGTGTTCGTGGAGAACCGGCTGTTGTACGGGCGCAAGGGCCCGCGGCCGCGACCCGGCCACCTGGTGCCGCTGGGCAAGGCAGCCATCCGGCGCGAGGGCACCGACGTGACGCTGGTGTCGTACTCGAAACTGGTGCACGAGTGCACCGCGGTGGCCGAGCAACTCGCCCAGGACGGGATCAGCGTCGAGGTGATCGACCTGCGCACGATCGCTCCACTGGACACCGAGACGGTGCTGCGGTCACTGGCCAAGACCGGCAGGCTCGTGGTGGCGCACCAGGCCGTGGAAGCCTTCGGCGTCGGAGCGGAACTGGCCGCAGTCGCGGCCGAGCACGGGTTCTGGACGCTCGACGCGCCCGTCCTGCGGGTCGGCGCCGCCCACACCCCCGCGCCCTACGCACCCTCGCTGGAGCGCGAGTGGCTCCCGGACCAGGAGCGGATCGCCGCCGCCGTGCGGAAATCCGTGCTCGGCTAG